Within the Opitutaceae bacterium TAV5 genome, the region TCTCGGCATCAACGACTACGTGGATGTGTATTCGCTCCACTACACGTGGAAACTTTCGGAGCGCGATTTCCCGGCCTTTTTCCACCGCGAACTGACGCAACGCGAACTACCTCCACGCCCTCTGATGAACTCGGAGGAAACCTCGCATGGACCGCCGTCCGACATCATCAAACTCTTTGCCCGCGACTTCCTGCTGCATGGCATGGTGCGCGTGGACTACTTCATGTCGAAGGACTGGTTCGAACTCGGGTCGTGCCAGATCATCGGCCTGTTTGACCTGACCTGGAAGCCCAAGCGACGCCTGCTCGCCTACGCCGCCGCCGTGGATGCGATCCAGCATCGTGAGTTGCTCGGCATGGCCGAGCCCGCGCCGGGGGTGGAGGCGTATGTGTTGCGGTGGGCGGGCGAGGGATCACCGGTCGGCGCGGAGTATGCGAGCGTGCTTTGGGACAACGCGGGCGGCGACACGCCTTCTGCCACGGACCTCGCATCGACCCGCACGCAAATCGTCGGCTGGCGGGAGGTCGTGCGCGCGATGGACTGGAAGCTCGACCCTGTCGCCATAAGCGACAGCAACGGCAACGCCACACTGGAAGCGGAGACGGGCGGCAAGCCGGTGATCGTTTTCAGCAAGGCTGCGCCCGACTGGAAACTCGTGACGCCCGCGCAGTGGCTGGAGCGTATCGAGCGGGAGAACCGTCCCGAGGAGAACATCGTCCCGTCCGTGCCGCTGTAAGCTTTTCCGTTCGTTCCGAACGCAAACATCAAAACCAAACCTGAACACACATATCATTATGAAAACCTCACTTCCCAAAACAGCGTTCGCCGCGGCTCTCGCGGTATTCCTCGGCGTGGTTGGCGCGTGCGCGCAGACCATCGTGAATGGCAGCTTTGACGAAAATCTGCCGACGTTTTCTGCGAGCGGTTTCGTATCACAGTCACCAACCGGATGGGGGGCTGTCACTGTCACTCCCTACTGGATACAAAGCTGGGATGGCGTGGACACGGCTGCTGCGTTCAAGGTCGCCGCCGAGGACGGAGCCGCATTTGTCGGTCTACAAAATAATGCATCAAGCAATACTACCGCTACCGGGCTTTACCAAAACAACATTACCGGCCTGACCGCAGGAGAAACCTACACGGTTTCCTTCTATATCCGCGCTCGCAATGTTCAATCAGAAGAGGGCAATTTTTCGGCCAATATTTCCGGAGGAACCAGCGTCATCTTGGTAAGCAACATTCACGCGAGCTCCACGGCATGGACACTGATCACGGCTAACTTCACGGCTGCCTCTGCTTCAATCAATCTTGGATTCACCTTCCGAGGTATCAATAGTGAGGGCATCACCGCCAGAAACGATCAGATGATTTTCATCGATAACGTCAGCATCACCCCCGCCATCCCCGAGCCTTCCACCTATGCCTTGCTGGCGGCTCTCGCCATTGGCATCGCGTGCGTAATCGTCCGCCGTCGTTCCTTGCGTTAAGCAGGGTGCTTCGCGTCTGAATATGCCGAAAGAGTCCTGTCCCTTTATCGAAAATGAAAACCACCGATCGCACCTCCCCTGCAAATTCCCGGGCTTTTACCCTGATCGAACTTCTGACGGTAATCGCCATCATCGGGATACTCAGCGCGCTGGTCCTTGCCGGAATCGGCGGCGCCCGCAAAAGCGCACGCCGCGCTCAATGCACGTCCAATCAGCGTCAGATTCTCACCGCAGCGAATTTGTATGCGGATGAACACAAGGGCGTATTCCCGCGTCCCAATGACATCGTTCAAGGGATGGCCTATAACTCCACCGCCAAGGGCATCATTGATTTGATCGACCCTTACACCGGGAAAGACCGGCGTCTCTTTTACTGCACGGATGCCGCGCATGCTTACGCGACA harbors:
- a CDS encoding N-terminal cleavage protein, producing MKTTDRTSPANSRAFTLIELLTVIAIIGILSALVLAGIGGARKSARRAQCTSNQRQILTAANLYADEHKGVFPRPNDIVQGMAYNSTAKGIIDLIDPYTGKDRRLFYCTDAAHAYATGDLRYTYEYQSALTPQPYWLSGYYWTNAPGGGWNPPSPQLNTGSPRRVLITCITMNGYKGVHGGSVNFGFADGHVQALKKTINQDVTVSTLELK
- a CDS encoding glycosyltransferase family 1, whose product is MKTSLPKTAFAAALAVFLGVVGACAQTIVNGSFDENLPTFSASGFVSQSPTGWGAVTVTPYWIQSWDGVDTAAAFKVAAEDGAAFVGLQNNASSNTTATGLYQNNITGLTAGETYTVSFYIRARNVQSEEGNFSANISGGTSVILVSNIHASSTAWTLITANFTAASASINLGFTFRGINSEGITARNDQMIFIDNVSITPAIPEPSTYALLAALAIGIACVIVRRRSLR